In Halobacterium sp. R2-5, one DNA window encodes the following:
- a CDS encoding IclR family transcriptional regulator: MNDDQTKRVQADDTLVSILEAIQDNGGATASEIADIVGVSKSTAYRHLTTLHDHRLVTKQNGTYDLGLRFLDLGGYAREQHTVFGDIKPTLKNIAEETGEFVGFLVEEDGLGVYLHTEMGNKGVQNDVRIGRHVHLHQSAAGKAILGSLPEQRVEEIIDEHGLPAKTSETVTDRDVFQEELATIRERGYAYARGDHTEGLWAVGVPVHDRSDQVAGGILVAGPTHRMQGEWFEQGLPEYLKGTVKEFELNLSFS, encoded by the coding sequence ATGAACGACGATCAGACCAAACGAGTGCAGGCCGACGACACCCTCGTTTCGATTCTGGAAGCAATTCAGGACAACGGCGGTGCAACAGCTTCCGAGATAGCAGACATCGTTGGTGTATCGAAAAGTACAGCCTACAGACACCTCACGACACTCCACGACCACCGGTTAGTCACGAAGCAGAACGGGACCTACGATCTCGGCCTTCGGTTTCTCGACTTAGGTGGCTACGCCAGGGAGCAGCACACCGTGTTTGGGGACATCAAACCCACCCTCAAAAATATTGCAGAAGAGACGGGAGAGTTCGTCGGATTTCTCGTCGAGGAGGACGGGCTCGGGGTCTACCTGCATACTGAGATGGGGAACAAGGGCGTGCAAAACGATGTCCGAATCGGCCGACACGTCCACCTCCACCAATCCGCGGCCGGCAAAGCAATCCTTGGATCACTCCCGGAACAACGTGTCGAAGAAATCATCGACGAGCACGGGCTCCCAGCCAAAACATCCGAAACAGTCACAGATAGAGACGTTTTCCAGGAGGAGTTAGCAACCATCCGCGAGCGCGGATACGCGTATGCACGCGGTGACCATACAGAGGGGCTTTGGGCAGTCGGTGTCCCAGTTCACGACCGGTCAGACCAAGTTGCAGGCGGTATCCTCGTTGCTGGTCCGACACACCGGATGCAAGGCGAGTGGTTCGAGCAAGGCCTCCCGGAATATCTGAAAGGGACCGTCAAGGAATTCGAGCTGAACTTATCGTTCTCCTAG
- a CDS encoding archaea-specific SMC-related protein, with protein sequence MASQQSTERDVRVHARNIGGIDEAEVTLPPGVTVLTGRNATNRTSFLQAIMAGLGSKRASLKGDADEGEVELQVGDETYTRTLTKSGDTVVYGGDPYLDDSTVADQFAFLLENTEVRRAVARGDDLREIIMDPVDTEEIESQIRNLENEKRDLDDQIQELERIEGELPELEAEKQGIEDELEEARGELADVEAEIEEKDVSLEQSRSQKEAIEEAFEALRDAQSDLEDLEFDLETEQQTLDDLRGERDQLEAELEEAEGHDENPEHLAGRIDELRERKRALDDTISQLGSVISFNEEMLDGEGLDLDEFGEDTDADPTQQLLDEADDVVCWTCGSEVERDRIEGTVDQLRDLRAEKLDERSDLEAQIDELSSTRSEIQRQQRERERTERRLSEVETEIEATEQRIDSLEDSLEEQREEVERLEAETEDVGTGGDYDEVLELHRKSNEIEIRIERLESDLADVEADIADHEETLGERDELAARREEVNEELTDLRTKVDRIEEEAVEEFNDHMESVLAVLEYDNIERIWVERREQEVREGRRKVEKTTFDLHIIRATDDGTSYRDTIDHLSESEREVTGLVFALAGYLVHEVYEDVPFMVLDSLEAIDSDRIARVVEYFSDYADHLTVALLPEDAQALDEEYTYVEKID encoded by the coding sequence ATGGCATCTCAGCAGTCTACCGAACGAGACGTACGCGTCCACGCCCGCAACATCGGTGGCATCGACGAAGCCGAGGTGACGCTACCGCCAGGCGTGACCGTGTTGACCGGTCGGAACGCAACCAACCGGACATCGTTCCTGCAGGCGATTATGGCCGGTCTTGGTAGCAAGCGCGCTTCGCTGAAAGGCGACGCTGACGAAGGCGAAGTCGAGCTACAGGTCGGCGACGAAACGTACACGCGAACACTCACGAAAAGCGGTGACACCGTCGTCTACGGTGGCGACCCCTACCTCGACGACTCAACTGTCGCCGACCAGTTCGCGTTCCTCCTCGAGAATACGGAAGTCCGCCGCGCCGTCGCCCGCGGCGACGACCTCCGTGAGATCATCATGGACCCCGTCGACACCGAGGAAATCGAATCCCAGATTCGAAACCTCGAGAACGAAAAGCGTGACCTAGACGACCAGATTCAAGAACTCGAACGAATCGAGGGGGAACTCCCCGAACTCGAAGCCGAAAAACAGGGGATCGAAGACGAGCTCGAAGAAGCGCGCGGGGAACTCGCGGATGTCGAAGCCGAAATCGAGGAAAAAGATGTGAGCCTCGAACAGAGCCGTTCCCAGAAGGAGGCCATCGAGGAGGCCTTCGAAGCGCTGCGGGACGCCCAGTCTGACCTCGAGGACCTCGAGTTCGACCTCGAAACCGAACAGCAGACTCTCGACGACCTCCGCGGCGAACGCGACCAGCTCGAAGCTGAACTCGAAGAGGCAGAGGGTCACGACGAGAACCCCGAGCACCTCGCCGGTCGCATCGACGAGCTCCGCGAGCGCAAGCGCGCACTCGACGACACGATTAGCCAACTCGGCAGCGTCATCAGCTTCAACGAGGAGATGCTCGACGGCGAAGGCCTCGACCTCGACGAGTTCGGCGAGGACACCGACGCCGACCCGACCCAGCAGCTCCTCGACGAGGCCGATGACGTCGTCTGCTGGACGTGTGGGTCGGAGGTCGAGCGCGACCGCATCGAGGGGACGGTCGACCAACTCCGTGACCTCCGCGCGGAGAAACTCGACGAACGTAGCGACCTGGAGGCACAGATCGACGAACTCTCGTCGACTCGCTCGGAGATTCAGCGACAGCAGCGCGAGCGCGAGCGCACCGAGCGCCGCCTCTCGGAGGTCGAGACCGAAATCGAGGCCACCGAGCAGCGCATCGACTCCCTGGAGGACTCTCTCGAAGAGCAGCGCGAGGAGGTCGAGCGCCTCGAGGCCGAGACCGAAGACGTTGGCACGGGCGGCGACTACGACGAAGTGCTGGAGCTCCACCGCAAGTCCAACGAAATCGAGATTCGCATCGAACGTCTGGAGAGCGACCTCGCGGACGTCGAAGCCGACATCGCGGACCACGAGGAGACGCTGGGCGAGCGCGACGAACTGGCGGCCCGCCGCGAGGAGGTCAACGAGGAGCTCACGGATCTCCGGACGAAAGTCGACCGTATCGAGGAAGAAGCCGTCGAAGAGTTCAACGACCACATGGAGTCAGTCCTCGCTGTGCTCGAGTACGACAACATCGAGCGCATTTGGGTGGAGCGTCGCGAGCAGGAGGTCCGCGAGGGGCGCCGTAAGGTCGAGAAGACCACCTTCGACCTCCACATCATCCGTGCGACCGATGACGGCACGTCCTATCGAGACACGATTGACCACCTTTCGGAGAGCGAGCGCGAGGTAACCGGACTCGTGTTCGCGCTCGCGGGCTACCTCGTCCACGAGGTGTACGAGGACGTTCCGTTCATGGTGTTGGACTCGCTGGAAGCCATCGACTCCGACCGCATCGCGCGCGTCGTGGAGTACTTTAGTGACTACGCCGACCACCTCACCGTCGCGTTGCTCCCGGAGGACGCCCAAGCCCTCGACGAGGAGTACACGTACGTCGAGAAAATCGACTAA
- the rdfA gene encoding rod-determining factor RdfA, which translates to MSESSSRPNSKVARVIEKYELGGMGEQLEVAWTGEHGERTSLRNLADEFNRAVLDAAIRRSDGSISETDLQNVYQVLTDDDVSSADRMRKQRELESMGVDVDGVQSDFVTHQAVHTYLTEYREAELPDQSGDPDKKAETIERLQGRTSAVTDSTIEGLVSSGELSKHDYDVIVDVRVICGDCGTDYAAGELLRQGGCNCDEA; encoded by the coding sequence ATGAGTGAGTCTTCGTCACGGCCGAACAGCAAGGTCGCACGCGTCATCGAGAAGTACGAACTCGGCGGCATGGGCGAACAACTCGAAGTCGCCTGGACCGGCGAACACGGCGAGCGAACGAGCCTGCGAAACCTCGCCGACGAGTTCAACCGCGCGGTACTGGACGCGGCCATCCGGCGCTCTGACGGCTCCATCTCCGAAACCGACCTCCAGAACGTTTACCAGGTCCTCACCGACGACGACGTCTCTAGCGCCGACCGAATGCGCAAGCAACGCGAACTCGAATCGATGGGTGTCGACGTCGACGGCGTCCAGTCCGACTTCGTCACCCACCAGGCAGTCCACACGTACCTCACGGAGTACCGCGAGGCGGAGCTCCCCGACCAGTCTGGTGATCCCGACAAGAAAGCCGAGACGATCGAGCGCCTTCAGGGCCGAACCTCGGCCGTCACCGATTCGACCATCGAGGGCCTGGTGTCCAGTGGCGAGCTCAGCAAGCACGACTACGACGTTATCGTCGACGTGCGTGTGATTTGTGGCGACTGCGGCACCGACTACGCCGCCGGCGAACTGCTCCGACAGGGCGGCTGCAACTGTGACGAGGCGTGA
- a CDS encoding IclR family transcriptional regulator gives MENTEKQSRRIKTAERVFGLVELIQDLDGATFTELSDHVEVSDSTLYNYLETLSHIGYLSQDEGEYELSLQFLDRGVHAQNRFPVLSKSRPNLKQLADETDSAVWLLVEEHGKAVYLAQELGERSIETHERLGKHEYMHCLASGKAMLAFSPEEHVQWVVDEHGLPQKTSESISTIEELETELETIREQGYAINEHETAHGVSAIAAPIVVDGEARGAIAIAEPTARIEQNSYRQELIDLVTTATNEIELKLAYE, from the coding sequence ATGGAAAACACAGAAAAACAGAGTCGGCGGATCAAAACCGCGGAGCGAGTCTTTGGGCTCGTCGAGCTAATTCAAGACCTCGATGGAGCCACATTCACCGAGCTCTCGGATCACGTTGAGGTGTCAGACAGCACGCTGTACAATTATCTCGAAACGCTCTCGCACATCGGGTATCTATCGCAAGACGAAGGCGAGTACGAGCTGTCGCTCCAGTTTCTAGATCGTGGCGTGCACGCCCAGAATCGGTTTCCAGTATTATCGAAGTCGAGACCGAACCTCAAACAGCTAGCCGACGAAACGGACTCGGCAGTGTGGCTGCTCGTCGAAGAACACGGCAAAGCAGTGTACTTAGCACAAGAACTGGGAGAACGGTCGATCGAAACGCACGAGCGTCTCGGGAAGCACGAATATATGCACTGTCTGGCGTCCGGAAAAGCCATGCTGGCGTTCTCCCCAGAGGAGCACGTTCAATGGGTTGTAGACGAGCACGGGCTCCCGCAGAAGACCTCCGAGTCGATTTCGACAATAGAGGAGCTCGAAACGGAACTGGAAACGATTCGAGAACAGGGGTACGCGATCAATGAGCACGAGACCGCTCACGGCGTTTCTGCTATCGCTGCGCCGATTGTCGTCGACGGCGAAGCCCGTGGCGCCATTGCAATCGCGGAACCGACAGCACGAATCGAACAGAACTCGTACCGTCAGGAGCTCATCGACCTAGTCACGACAGCAACGAACGAAATCGAGCTCAAACTCGCCTACGAATAG
- a CDS encoding Asp/Glu racemase has product MTDNFRVGMIVPSSNVTMETEIPAMLETRPDLYEERFTFHSSRMRMQSVTAEELERMDEQSEECATLLSDARCDVIAYACLIGIMAQGPGYHEESEAKLHQRTVENGGGAPVVTSAGALVRSLDRLAAEKVVLIAPYMEELVKTMIEYFEDTGVDVIDYEALECPDNLEVAQLDQRNLLSIAEDLDTEDADALVLSSCVQMPSLASIQAAEDKFGLPVFSAATATTYEILDHLDLSTQVPGAGRVLGGNSFE; this is encoded by the coding sequence ATGACAGACAACTTCCGGGTCGGGATGATCGTCCCGAGTTCGAACGTGACGATGGAAACAGAGATTCCAGCGATGTTAGAGACTCGCCCTGATCTCTACGAGGAACGCTTTACCTTCCATTCTAGCCGGATGCGGATGCAGAGTGTTACTGCAGAGGAGTTAGAGCGAATGGACGAACAATCGGAGGAATGTGCAACGCTCCTCTCGGACGCTCGTTGCGACGTGATCGCGTACGCGTGTCTGATTGGGATTATGGCACAGGGGCCAGGGTACCACGAAGAGAGCGAGGCGAAACTCCACCAGCGAACCGTCGAAAATGGCGGGGGCGCACCGGTTGTAACCAGCGCCGGTGCGCTTGTGCGGTCGCTTGACCGGTTGGCGGCCGAGAAGGTAGTGCTGATCGCCCCGTACATGGAGGAGCTCGTGAAGACGATGATCGAGTACTTCGAGGATACCGGTGTCGACGTCATCGATTATGAGGCACTGGAATGCCCGGACAACCTCGAGGTAGCGCAACTCGACCAGCGAAATCTGCTCTCGATTGCGGAAGACCTGGACACCGAGGACGCCGATGCACTCGTTCTCTCTTCCTGTGTCCAGATGCCATCACTAGCGTCGATTCAGGCCGCGGAGGACAAATTCGGTCTACCTGTGTTCTCTGCGGCCACTGCAACGACGTACGAGATACTGGATCACCTCGACCTTAGTACACAGGTTCCCGGCGCAGGCCGGGTTCTTGGTGGAAACAGCTTCGAGTGA
- a CDS encoding amidohydrolase family protein, translating to MGTSTDQLDPDREVPEQAFEDHIIDLDFHVNPMEEELLSYVDDGVVRDKLSTEYGATPVKGKWDAAFAIKEGTEGLFTQGRAKYADDVREACEKFAIDEPVVNAGINNLNLQHNPVLKNGVVQAANDYMLDHFADEGVATSMMIPKWDPEYTVEEIERVGSEDNIVAAYSWFDPKVPWGSEQFDPVFEALVENDLPLLLHGSLAYWPQQSYVGDEMLTWTEVLGFDWPIHGMVNVVNMIMRGVFDRFPDLNVVLQEAGHWWVPFVRYRMDEFYEMHPEDIKITPRKHTSGEQYLDRTPSEYLRDNFYLCTQPFALPRNAGDAEDMLNLSLAEDMFIYSSDWPHQTLDPPTWFYTSRAFDDNTRESILHKNAEEILRFS from the coding sequence ATGGGAACGTCTACCGACCAGTTAGACCCGGACCGTGAGGTCCCCGAGCAAGCATTCGAGGACCACATCATCGACCTCGACTTCCACGTTAACCCGATGGAAGAAGAGTTGTTGTCGTACGTCGACGACGGCGTCGTTCGAGACAAGCTCTCGACCGAGTACGGTGCCACCCCGGTCAAAGGCAAGTGGGACGCCGCCTTCGCGATCAAAGAAGGGACGGAAGGACTGTTCACGCAAGGCCGAGCCAAATACGCCGACGACGTCCGTGAAGCCTGCGAGAAATTTGCAATCGACGAGCCCGTCGTCAACGCCGGGATTAACAACCTGAACCTCCAGCACAATCCCGTCTTGAAAAACGGCGTCGTGCAGGCGGCGAACGATTACATGCTGGACCATTTCGCCGACGAAGGAGTGGCGACGTCAATGATGATCCCGAAGTGGGACCCCGAATACACTGTCGAGGAGATCGAACGGGTCGGCAGCGAGGACAATATCGTCGCAGCGTACTCCTGGTTCGACCCGAAGGTCCCGTGGGGGAGCGAGCAGTTCGATCCCGTCTTCGAAGCATTGGTCGAAAACGACCTTCCGCTATTGCTTCACGGGTCACTCGCGTACTGGCCACAGCAGTCCTATGTCGGGGACGAAATGCTGACCTGGACCGAAGTCCTGGGTTTCGACTGGCCGATACACGGGATGGTCAACGTGGTTAACATGATTATGCGCGGTGTCTTCGACCGATTCCCTGATCTAAACGTCGTCCTCCAGGAAGCCGGGCACTGGTGGGTGCCGTTCGTCCGCTATCGCATGGACGAATTCTACGAAATGCACCCAGAGGACATCAAAATCACACCCCGAAAGCACACCTCTGGCGAACAGTATCTCGACAGAACGCCCAGTGAGTATCTCCGGGACAACTTCTATCTCTGCACACAGCCGTTCGCGTTGCCGCGGAATGCGGGTGACGCGGAGGATATGTTGAATCTCAGCCTTGCGGAAGACATGTTCATCTATTCCAGTGATTGGCCTCATCAGACGCTCGACCCGCCGACATGGTTCTACACGTCGCGTGCATTCGACGATAACACCCGGGAGTCGATCCTCCACAAGAACGCTGAAGAGATCCTCCGGTTCTCGTAA
- a CDS encoding Rieske 2Fe-2S domain-containing protein, translating to MSTESSLDDRFTKVAETDEIDQGDGIAVDVNGIEVAVFNVSGEFYAISNVCAHQCAPLDKAGEQKINADDTWTDTRGGVNEDACTVSCPWHLWEWDLETGEHEASGKHIGTFDVEVAGGDVYVGI from the coding sequence ATGAGTACGGAATCATCACTCGACGACCGCTTCACCAAAGTCGCAGAAACCGACGAAATCGATCAAGGCGACGGCATCGCCGTCGACGTTAACGGAATCGAAGTCGCCGTGTTCAACGTCAGCGGTGAGTTCTACGCGATTAGTAACGTGTGCGCCCATCAGTGTGCCCCGCTCGACAAGGCCGGCGAACAGAAAATTAACGCCGACGACACGTGGACGGACACGCGCGGCGGCGTTAACGAAGACGCCTGTACCGTAAGCTGCCCATGGCATCTCTGGGAGTGGGACCTCGAGACCGGCGAACACGAGGCATCCGGAAAGCACATCGGGACATTCGACGTCGAAGTGGCTGGCGGAGACGTGTACGTCGGCATCTAA
- a CDS encoding universal stress protein: MKTILFCIDTDVERARRQVESVTDLPFEQDQIRVVVYHVFRGKDEQADAEKLKSVTYAAENLEEAGYSVDVQQSNGDASRHILEKAEDIEADVISLAGRKRSPAGKVLFGSVTQDVILESERTVLLSSLE, from the coding sequence ATGAAAACGATACTGTTCTGTATCGACACGGATGTGGAACGGGCGCGCAGACAAGTCGAATCGGTAACTGACCTGCCGTTCGAGCAAGACCAGATTCGCGTCGTCGTGTACCACGTGTTCCGAGGGAAAGACGAGCAGGCTGACGCCGAGAAGCTCAAATCGGTCACCTATGCCGCGGAAAACCTCGAAGAGGCGGGATACAGCGTGGACGTTCAGCAATCAAATGGGGACGCGTCACGGCACATCCTTGAGAAGGCCGAGGACATCGAAGCCGACGTGATTAGTCTCGCTGGTCGCAAGCGCTCTCCGGCGGGTAAGGTGCTTTTCGGGAGTGTCACTCAGGACGTGATCCTCGAGTCCGAGCGAACGGTATTGCTCAGCTCACTCGAGTAA